GGGCTGCTCTGTGCTGTTTTTGCCATTTATATGATCGAAAGAATGACGGTCCAGCCGGAGGTACCGCGTTTCATCCAGACGGCGGTCGGCGAACAGCGGACGGTGACCCTGGCCGATCGGTCGGTCCTTTATTTGAACACCGACTCGGCCATTGCGGTTGATTTCAGTGGTCCGCTGCGCCGGCTCGAACTGATCCGCGGCGAAATCCATATGGACGTGGCTTATGATCCGTCCCGTCCGTTCGTGGTTGACAGCGGCGGCGCTGTGGTGCGTGTGCTCGGGACAGCCTTCGATGTGCAGCGCTATGAAGATGGCCGGGTACGTGTGGCAGTGACGCGCGGCGTGGTCCAGGTGGCCCATGTCATTGAGACAGCCGAGGGAACACGTGAGGAAGCGGTTATTCTTCACCCTGAGGAAACGGCGCTTCTCGATCCAAGTTTCTCCGGCATCACCAAGAAGCATGATGATGTGGCGCGGCTGACCAGCTGGCGTCAGGGCAGCTTGGATCTCACAGGTTTCACGCTTGAGGAGGCGGTGACTGAAGTCAATCGCTATTCCACCAAACGCATTATCATCGGGGATGACAGTATCCGCAAGTTGCCCTTGAATGCGGTGTTCAATATTCACGATCTGGATCGCTTCGTGCCATCGATCGAACGTTTACTCCCGGTCAAGGTGGCAAGCCGCACAGACGAAACGATTGTCCTTACATCTGCGCCTTAAGCGCTAAACGGTATTATGGTCTCGTGTCTGGTGTTTGGGGTGTGAAATTTTTCCCACCGGGATATGCGCTGTTGCGATTATGCGCTCAGTTGCTGATCATCATGATGATGGGGGTTCCCGCCAGTGCATCCGTGCGCATGGCTGGCGAGCGCGTGGATGGGCAGGCCACGGTTCAACGGTTCTATGACATTCCGGCGCAGGATTTACCGGCGGCGCTTAAGGCTTTCGCCGAACAGGCCGGCATCAGCCTGCTTTATGAGACACTGCCGCCGCGCATTACCGCCCCAACTCTGTTCGGTCGCTTTACGGCGGTCGATGGCTTGACCCGGCTGTTGAAAGGCAGCGGGATCAAGGTTGAACCGTTCGGTGTGAATATCTATCTGCTGTCCGACGCGAGCGCCTATGCCTCAAGACCGCAAAGCGGCATTGACCAGGCGGTGTCGCAGGCGGCACGGACCATGCCGAGCCTGTTCCTGCAGGCGACACAGCCGTCCGAAGAAATTCTGGTGACCGCACTCAAGCGCGTGACATCACTTCAGGATACCCCGATCAGCATGATGGCTTTGTCCGCGGCCAGTTTGCGTCGCGTGGGTAGCGACAGTCTGGCCGATCGTCACAGCGTTATCCCCGGCCTGACCATCATGCACAATGGCGGCGGTGGCCGTCGGTTGTCGTTGCGCGGCGTCCTCAGCGTCGGAGAACCACAGGTCGGGCTTTATTATGACGAGACCCCGGTCGTGGGCTCGCCGGGAACCACCAGCGATTCCGGAAGTTTTGCCCCGGACTTCAGTTTCTTCGATGTGGAGCGGGTGGAGGTGCTGCGCGGTCCGCAAGGGACGCTTTATGGCGCCGGATCCATGGGCGGCACGGTCCGTCTGATTTATGCCAAGCCGGATATGACGGAGGTCCTCGGGCTCGTGAGCGGCGGACTACAGAGCACCCGGCATGGTGGAGTGGGCGTCTGGGGCAGCGGCATGGTCAATCTGCCGGTGGTAGACGATAAGCTCGCGCTGCGGGCGGTGGTCAACTGGCGTGATGAAGCGGGTTATGTAGATAACCCGCTTCTCGGGATTAAGGATATTAACCGCAAGGAGACCACGGGGGGGCGTCTGCTGGCCCGTTTGCTCCCAGCGGATCAGAGCAGCCTTATCCTGTCGGTCAATTGGCAACGGGATGTGGCCGATGACGAAGGACGCTGGTCGCGAGACGCCGGAGCCTATCATCGCCTGTCGGAGGCTCGGCTGCCCTATCGCGACGACAACCTGATTGCCAATGCGACTTTTGAACATAGCTTCGATCATATAAAAATGACGGCGGTCACGTCCTATTATGTGCGAAAAATGTCGGCCACCGTGGATACCACGCAGTTCATGCGTACCCTTGATACCGACAAGAATTGCGCTCGTCTGAATGACGGTCTTGCTTGTGATATGGCGGCGCGGCAGGAATTTTCCGCTTATGTGGGCAGTTTCCTGCCCTCGGTTCTGATCTATGAGCCTCAGGACGTCCGAAATTGGATCAATGAATTCCGCCTTAGTTCGAATGATGAGGCAGCCTTGCATTGGACGCTGGGTCTTTTTGCAGAAAACCGCCGCTCACATATCGTCAGCAGTCAATATAAGGTCGATCCGCTGACGGGACAGCGTCAGCCGGGCTCTGGTGACGATCAGATCACCACCAGCCGTGATATTCGCGACGATCTGAAGCAGACCGCTATTTTCGGAGAGCTGACTTATGCTTTGACGGAAACGGTCGCCCTGACGGCGGGGACGCGCTATTTCGATTATAGCAAATCCATTATCGGGGAGACCACCAGGGGGCTCGATTTGCTCGGGGCTGTGGTGAAGCCACCGACTAAGGTTAAATCGGGTGAGGACGGCTGGATTTTTAAATTTCATGGCAGTTACAAACCCACGGAGGATCTGCTCATCTATGCGCAGGCGTCGGAAGGGTTCCGCCCCGGCGGCGTCAATCAGGTGATCGGCCTGCCCGGTGCGCTGGCTCCTTACGGAGCGGACCGCCTGTGGAATTATGAAATCGGTGCGAAAAGCAGTTGGTTTGACAATCGTTTGATCGCCAATATTGCGGGCTATTGGATCAATTGGAAAAAT
The sequence above is drawn from the Govania unica genome and encodes:
- a CDS encoding FecR family protein, which encodes MNFNRATDSSLGGQRTASEWVLYRHGPLMTEPDEAVFARWLAQDPENRSNYYEIESIWAGLGALAGDPLVSAIAPESMRSRRSLMQWVGSLGWRLPALAAGLLCAVFAIYMIERMTVQPEVPRFIQTAVGEQRTVTLADRSVLYLNTDSAIAVDFSGPLRRLELIRGEIHMDVAYDPSRPFVVDSGGAVVRVLGTAFDVQRYEDGRVRVAVTRGVVQVAHVIETAEGTREEAVILHPEETALLDPSFSGITKKHDDVARLTSWRQGSLDLTGFTLEEAVTEVNRYSTKRIIIGDDSIRKLPLNAVFNIHDLDRFVPSIERLLPVKVASRTDETIVLTSAP
- a CDS encoding TonB-dependent receptor, giving the protein MKFFPPGYALLRLCAQLLIIMMMGVPASASVRMAGERVDGQATVQRFYDIPAQDLPAALKAFAEQAGISLLYETLPPRITAPTLFGRFTAVDGLTRLLKGSGIKVEPFGVNIYLLSDASAYASRPQSGIDQAVSQAARTMPSLFLQATQPSEEILVTALKRVTSLQDTPISMMALSAASLRRVGSDSLADRHSVIPGLTIMHNGGGGRRLSLRGVLSVGEPQVGLYYDETPVVGSPGTTSDSGSFAPDFSFFDVERVEVLRGPQGTLYGAGSMGGTVRLIYAKPDMTEVLGLVSGGLQSTRHGGVGVWGSGMVNLPVVDDKLALRAVVNWRDEAGYVDNPLLGIKDINRKETTGGRLLARLLPADQSSLILSVNWQRDVADDEGRWSRDAGAYHRLSEARLPYRDDNLIANATFEHSFDHIKMTAVTSYYVRKMSATVDTTQFMRTLDTDKNCARLNDGLACDMAARQEFSAYVGSFLPSVLIYEPQDVRNWINEFRLSSNDEAALHWTLGLFAENRRSHIVSSQYKVDPLTGQRQPGSGDDQITTSRDIRDDLKQTAIFGELTYALTETVALTAGTRYFDYSKSIIGETTRGLDLLGAVVKPPTKVKSGEDGWIFKFHGSYKPTEDLLIYAQASEGFRPGGVNQVIGLPGALAPYGADRLWNYEIGAKSSWFDNRLIANIAGYWINWKNMQITARSANSAYIYISNTGTARIRGLEFEMILRPTEGVELTASANYIAARLQGDQILDTMRTPGLKGDAIPNVPECSASLSLQYLRPVKQELVAFLRGDITYIGPSHTEFRPTDSHYDRQGDFMLVNLRGGFESSDWDAYLYVNNVFDSLAPFTVISSEFVRQAVTSAPPRTIGLSVTRRW